The region CGGCCCGGATATCCCCTTGCTGTACCGGACCGCCTGGCCGGAATTGTGCGACACGCCGCTGGCGCCGGCGCCGGACGATCTGTTCGCGCCGCAGATGGATGCGCCGACGCTGGCGCTGTGCCCGGCCGCCAGCCTCGAAGACGCCTCGCTGCAAAGCGCGCAGGTCGTACTGGACTGGCTGCGGCAAGGCAAGAACGACATCGCCGTCGTCGCCCAGGATCGCGTCAGCGCGCGCCGCCTGCGCGCCTTGCTGGAACGCGCGCAAGTCTCGGTGGCCGACGAAACCGGCTGGAAGCTGTCGACCACCCGCGCCGCTGCGGCGATGGCGGCATGGTGCGACGTCGTGACCTCGCGCGGCGAAACCACCGCGCTGCTCGACCTGTTGAAGTCACCGTTCATCTTCGCCGGCATGGCGGACAAGAGCGCGGCGGTGATGCAGATCGAATGGCAATTGCGGCGCGAGAATATTTCCGGTGAGTGGCGCAGCGTGCAGGCGGTGTTCAAGGACGGTTCGCTTGCCGCCGGCGTCTTGCAGGCGGTGGCTGCGCAGGCCGCGCTGTTCGACGGCCGCAAGACTCTGGCGGACTGGAGCGCGTGCGCGCAACAGCTGCTGGATGCGCTCGACATGCGCGACGCGTTCGCGCAGGACATCGCCGGCCAGCAAGTGCTGCAATTGCTGGACGACCTCGGCGCCCGCCAGGCGGATGCCGATGGCGGCGAACTGTTTTCCTTCGCCGAATGGCGCGCGCTGCTGAACCTGCAGCTCGACGCCGTCACCTTCATGCCGCCGATCACCGACCGCCGCATCGTCATGCTGCCGCTCAACGGCGCGCGCTTGCGCAATTTCGACGCGGTGCTGGTGATCGGCGCCGACGCCGAGCATCTGCCGTCGCAGCCGCAGGAAACGCTGTTCTTCTCGAATGCCGTGCGCCACGAACTTGGATTGCCCACGCGGCTGTCGCGCCAGCATCAGCAATTGCGCGACCTGACCGAACTGCTGTGCGCCAACCGCGAAGTGGTGCTGTGCTGGCAGACCCACAAGGACGGCGAACCGAATCCCAAGAGCCCGTGGCTGGAGCGTCTCGAGCTGTGCCTCGCCAAGGCCGGCATGGAACCGCTGCGCGAGCTGCGCCACGATCTGCCGCTGCACGAACTGCTTGCCGCACCCTCCACGATGCCTGCGCCGTCGGCTGCAGAGCTGACGCCGGCGCGCCTGTCGGCCAGCGCGTACAATCGGCTGGTGGCGTGTCCCTATCAATTCTTTGCCCAGCACATGCTGCGCGTGAACGTCATGGACGAACTGTCCGATATGCCTGAGAAGCGCGACTATGGCGGCTGGCTGCACGAGATCCTGATGAAGTATCACGAAGCGCTGCGCGACGCGAAGACGCCCGTCGAGCAGCGTGCCGCCTTGCTGGCGACCATCTCGGACGAGGTGTTCGGCAAGGCCATCCGCGAACATCCCGCCGCGCTCGGTTACGAGGCGCGCTGGCGCAAGGTGATGCCGGCGTACCTGGTCTGGGCCAACGAGCGGGAGTCGCTGGGCTGGCATTTCGTGCTTGGCGAATTGCCGTTGCAGCATGCACTGGCCTGGCCGGACGGCGGCATCGAGTTGTACGGCCGCCTCGACCGCGTCGATGAAAACGCCGAAGGCGAACGCGCGGTGCTCGACTACAAGACCAGCTCATTGCCGTCGCTGGCCGCCAAGCTCAGGAACGCCGAGGATCATCAGTTGCCGTTCTACGGCCTGTTGTCCGGCCAAACGATGGCCGCTGCGCATTACGTCGCACTGGAACCGTACAGGGACAAGACCGGTGACGTTGCCGCTCCCGATTTTGAGGCGCAGCAGCAGGCCTTGCAGCAGCAGATCATCACCGTCATGCAGGCCATCGGCAACGATGCGCCGCTGCCGGCCAACGGTATCGAATCGGTTTGCCAGTATTGCGAAGTGCGCGGACTGTGCCGCAAGGGAGTCTGGCAATGAGCGACATGAATGACAAAGGGGCGATCGCGGCCTACGAAATCAACGGCCGTCCCGCCGAGGCGGCGGCATTCACCGCGGCCGCCTGCGATCCGCGCCAGTCGGTCGTGGTGGAAGCCTGCGCCGGCAGCGGCAAGACCTGGCTGCTGGTGGCGCGCATGTTGCGGCTGCTGCTGGCGGGAGCACAGCCGGCCGAACTGCTGGCGATTACCTTCACGCGCAAGGCCGCACAGGAAATGCGCGAGCGCCTGATGGAGCTGCTGCACGAACTGACGCTGGCGCCGGCCGAACAGGCGCGCCAATTGCTGCTGGAGCGCGGCGTCGACGCCGCCGAGTTGCCGCGCGTGATGCCGCTGGCACGCTCTCTGTATGAGCAGATCCTGGCCGGCCAGCAGGGTTTGTCCATCGACACTTTCCACAGCTGGTTTGCACGCTTGCTGCAGATTGCGCCGCTGGCGTCGGGCGTGCCGCACGGCTATGCGCTGACCGAGAAGAACGGCGAGCTCATGAACGAGGCTTATCGCCGCTTCATGCAGGCGGTGCAAAAGCCGGCGCAACAGCAGATCAGGCAAGCCTTGCTGGAGCTGTACGACCTGGCGGGCGACAGCGGCGCGCGCAATCTGCTGGATTCCTTCCTCGACAAGCGCGCCGAATGGTGGGCCGCAACCATGCCGCCGCTGTCGTCGGAGGACGCGCCGCTGCAATGGCTGGAGGAGTTGTGCGGTCCTGATGCCGCGCGCGATGCGCGATTGACCGTGTGGACGGACGAGGCCCTGAAGGCGCGGCTGTACGAGATTTCTTCCTTGCTCGGCAAGGGCACGGCAACCAACCAGAAGCGCGCCGTCGCCATTGAAACGCTGGTGAGCGGTGAAGCGTCGGCAGAGCAGTTCGTCGCGCTGGCGTCGCAGTTCCATGACGACAGCGGCAAGCCGCGCGGCAACACCAAGACCAAGGACTTGAAGGCGGCATTGAGCAAGCATTACGGCGTCGACGAAGACGTCGCCGTGTCGCTGTTCGACGAAGTGTTCGAACTGACCGGCAACGTGCTGCGGCAATTGCAGCGGCGCAGCGCCGAAGGCATCGTGCTCAGGCTCAATCGCGCCTTGTTCACAGCCGGCCGCGCCTATCTCGATGCCTATCAGGAAGTGAAGGCCGAGCAGCGCGTGTTCGATTTCGCCGACCTGGAATGGCACGCCTACCGCCTGCTCACCAACGAAGAAAGCGCGGCCTATCTGCAAAGCCGTCTCGACGCGCGCTACAAGCACATCCTGCTGGACGAATTCCAGGACACCAATCCGCTGCAATGGAGCATCGTGCGCGCCTGGTTGCGCGCCTACGGCGGCGATGCGGCGCAGCCGAGCGTGTTCGTGGTGGGCGATCCCAAGCAATCGATTTACCGTTTCCGCCGCGCCGAGCCGCGCGTGTTCGCAGCTGCGCGCAGCTTGCTGGAGCAGCAGGGCGCGGCGGTTTTGCGCGCCAACCAGACGCGCCGCAACGCCAGCGTCATCGTCGATGTGCTCAACGCCAGCTTCAGCGGCCGCAACGACCTGTTTGCGCCGCAGACTACGCTGGGCATGGATGGCGGTGCGGTGTGGCGCTTGCCGCTGGTGCAGGCGCCCGAGGCGGTTGAAGAAGATGCTTCCGACGGCGCGCCGGCGGCGATGCGCAATCCCTTGCTCACTCCCCGCGAGGAGGAAGACGATGCGCGCCGGCGCGACGAAGGCCGCCAGGTGGCGCAGGCGATCCTGCTGGCGCGTCAGCGCATACAGGTCGGCGGGCGCGCGCTCAAGTGGGGCGACGTCATGCTGCTGGTGAAGAAGCGCCGCCACTTGATCGCCTATGAAAGCGCCTTGCGCGAGGCCGGCATTCCGTTTGTCTCCGACAAGCGCGGCGGCCTGCTCGACTCGCTTGAAATTGCTGACCTGATCGCGCTGCTGACTTTCCTGATCACGCCGAACGACACGCGCGCGTTGGCCCATGTATTGAAGAGCCCGATCATCGGCGCGTCCGACGAGGACCTGATCGCGCTTGCGCAACGTGGCGAAGCCGACTGGTGGAAGCGCGTACTGGCGATGGCAGCGCAGGAATCCGGCGCCGCATCGGCCGCCATTGCACG is a window of Herbaspirillum hiltneri N3 DNA encoding:
- a CDS encoding PD-(D/E)XK nuclease family protein, whose translation is MLHSPLLISPSVDFWPQTAAALLDADHMLGAAARAGSRDFSGYQVVVPAFSHAVHWRTALAQALQRHAPPQAGFIPPRINTMAGWLAMQPPQPQQDDSERLMQLYAQLRQHGWLKKMFTARRNTDLLPLAQTLLSLSDELTQALLPAMERAPGDADERWQAALAQLSPSARSMLSDEAQLVWSIWQSQLDGNDKTAQRYARMLALARPGAHAPLAPLMWISPVAPEPMELAFLEAYGEHAEVQPVQIDWRGPDIPLLYRTAWPELCDTPLAPAPDDLFAPQMDAPTLALCPAASLEDASLQSAQVVLDWLRQGKNDIAVVAQDRVSARRLRALLERAQVSVADETGWKLSTTRAAAAMAAWCDVVTSRGETTALLDLLKSPFIFAGMADKSAAVMQIEWQLRRENISGEWRSVQAVFKDGSLAAGVLQAVAAQAALFDGRKTLADWSACAQQLLDALDMRDAFAQDIAGQQVLQLLDDLGARQADADGGELFSFAEWRALLNLQLDAVTFMPPITDRRIVMLPLNGARLRNFDAVLVIGADAEHLPSQPQETLFFSNAVRHELGLPTRLSRQHQQLRDLTELLCANREVVLCWQTHKDGEPNPKSPWLERLELCLAKAGMEPLRELRHDLPLHELLAAPSTMPAPSAAELTPARLSASAYNRLVACPYQFFAQHMLRVNVMDELSDMPEKRDYGGWLHEILMKYHEALRDAKTPVEQRAALLATISDEVFGKAIREHPAALGYEARWRKVMPAYLVWANERESLGWHFVLGELPLQHALAWPDGGIELYGRLDRVDENAEGERAVLDYKTSSLPSLAAKLRNAEDHQLPFYGLLSGQTMAAAHYVALEPYRDKTGDVAAPDFEAQQQALQQQIITVMQAIGNDAPLPANGIESVCQYCEVRGLCRKGVWQ
- a CDS encoding UvrD-helicase domain-containing protein; this encodes MSDMNDKGAIAAYEINGRPAEAAAFTAAACDPRQSVVVEACAGSGKTWLLVARMLRLLLAGAQPAELLAITFTRKAAQEMRERLMELLHELTLAPAEQARQLLLERGVDAAELPRVMPLARSLYEQILAGQQGLSIDTFHSWFARLLQIAPLASGVPHGYALTEKNGELMNEAYRRFMQAVQKPAQQQIRQALLELYDLAGDSGARNLLDSFLDKRAEWWAATMPPLSSEDAPLQWLEELCGPDAARDARLTVWTDEALKARLYEISSLLGKGTATNQKRAVAIETLVSGEASAEQFVALASQFHDDSGKPRGNTKTKDLKAALSKHYGVDEDVAVSLFDEVFELTGNVLRQLQRRSAEGIVLRLNRALFTAGRAYLDAYQEVKAEQRVFDFADLEWHAYRLLTNEESAAYLQSRLDARYKHILLDEFQDTNPLQWSIVRAWLRAYGGDAAQPSVFVVGDPKQSIYRFRRAEPRVFAAARSLLEQQGAAVLRANQTRRNASVIVDVLNASFSGRNDLFAPQTTLGMDGGAVWRLPLVQAPEAVEEDASDGAPAAMRNPLLTPREEEDDARRRDEGRQVAQAILLARQRIQVGGRALKWGDVMLLVKKRRHLIAYESALREAGIPFVSDKRGGLLDSLEIADLIALLTFLITPNDTRALAHVLKSPIIGASDEDLIALAQRGEADWWKRVLAMAAQESGAASAAIARAAHLLAQWLDAAPHYPVHDLLDRILHEGQLAARYAQAVAPSMRSQALGNIEAFVELALNLDAGRYPSLPKFIDALRVLQRHAESDAPDEASIDAAADAVRILTVHSAKGLEAPVVVMMDTNHSDPASDNFGILCDWPQDEDAPTHFSAFGRKSERGTARDRWFDAEEHFKMQEDWNLLYVALTRAKQLLIVSGVAGTKGALEGGIQEGSWYARLFDRAGEEQGVEQIVPPAQANDAVRQREEYFELPLFTPAPLPAPATDAPESYSNDAIDEGVALHALLERALHARAWPVALPDEAAIARWLPCPRPLAAVIRAQAVAMLAQPALERFFNPALHRYARDEMEIVTTDGVLRCDRVVVFDDEVWVLDYKRNLLDSERTAYQAQLARYRTALLSVFSDKQIRSALITADGRLWE